One stretch of Methyloversatilis sp. RAC08 DNA includes these proteins:
- a CDS encoding sigma-54-dependent transcriptional regulator, translating into MARILVVDDEMGIRELLSEILRDEGHDVTLAENAAAARSARLAARPDLVLLDIWMPDTDGITLLKEWASGGQLTMPVIMMSGHGTIDSAVEATRIGALDFLEKPIALAKLLSSVKRALIRSAPAEQRPAAPSLAGITRGGPLRDLRRRLEQMASRSRIIMLRCGPSSFAELAARTLAVPGRRWIELAGIPGAITQEQLDAARGGVIHAGDIGALSRMQQKNLAFAVDRLERLDAKLIASCAQAPAELQAAGWDEAVLSRLFDVVLPLPTLAELRDEIGDLADDVLKHMADAGEIPLRALAESARPLLRQHPWPGGYGELVSALRSAALATLDDDVDASALRALLRPAGNAALPGLNQPLRDAREAFERLYFEHHMEREGGNMTRLAERSGLERTHLYRKLKQLGLPVGRRTEHQD; encoded by the coding sequence ATGGCTCGCATACTGGTGGTCGACGACGAGATGGGCATTCGGGAGTTGCTGTCCGAAATCCTGCGGGACGAAGGGCACGACGTGACGCTGGCGGAAAACGCGGCGGCGGCGCGCAGTGCGCGACTTGCCGCGCGACCCGATCTGGTGCTGCTGGACATCTGGATGCCCGACACCGACGGCATCACGCTGCTGAAGGAGTGGGCTTCGGGCGGGCAACTGACGATGCCGGTCATCATGATGTCCGGTCACGGCACCATCGATTCGGCGGTCGAGGCGACACGCATCGGCGCGCTCGACTTCCTCGAGAAGCCGATCGCGCTGGCCAAGCTGCTGTCCAGCGTGAAGCGCGCGCTGATCCGCAGTGCACCGGCCGAACAGCGCCCGGCGGCACCTTCGCTGGCCGGCATCACGCGTGGTGGTCCGCTGCGCGACCTGCGCCGTCGTCTGGAACAGATGGCCAGCCGCTCGCGCATCATCATGCTGCGCTGCGGTCCGTCGAGTTTTGCCGAACTGGCTGCGCGCACGCTGGCGGTGCCGGGACGGCGCTGGATCGAACTGGCCGGCATTCCGGGCGCCATCACGCAGGAACAGCTCGATGCGGCACGCGGCGGCGTCATCCACGCCGGCGACATCGGCGCGCTGTCGCGCATGCAGCAGAAAAACCTCGCCTTCGCGGTCGACCGGCTGGAGCGGCTCGACGCGAAGCTGATTGCCAGCTGCGCCCAGGCGCCGGCAGAGCTGCAGGCCGCCGGCTGGGACGAAGCCGTGCTGTCGCGGCTGTTCGACGTCGTGCTGCCGCTGCCGACGCTGGCCGAACTGCGTGACGAGATCGGCGATCTGGCCGACGACGTGCTCAAGCACATGGCGGACGCGGGCGAAATTCCGCTGCGCGCACTGGCCGAGTCGGCCCGCCCGCTGCTGCGTCAGCATCCGTGGCCGGGCGGCTACGGAGAACTTGTGTCGGCGCTGCGCTCGGCCGCGCTGGCCACCCTCGATGACGATGTGGACGCGAGTGCGCTGCGGGCGCTGCTGCGCCCCGCCGGCAACGCGGCGCTACCCGGTCTGAACCAGCCGCTGCGCGACGCGCGCGAGGCGTTCGAGCGGCTGTATTTCGAACACCACATGGAACGCGAAGGTGGCAACATGACGCGGCTGGCCGAGCGATCCGGGCTGGAGCGCACCCACCTGTACCGCAAGCTCAAGCAGCTCGGGCTGCCGGTCG
- a CDS encoding sensor histidine kinase: MRNFIFASAALSGVLLLLLSLASENTALFARSYPLLLGLNVTVALGLLGLVTWLVAHLLREHRAAVFGSRLKLRLFAAFAALAVAPGALIYVLSVNFVSRSVDSWFNVRIEQALEGGLILGRNTLDYLSADLLDKARTMARDLSDTPPLKRSARLDVLREQAGVASATLFSPQGQVVTTSAAATRLVPALPSPSQLRQARQGMGLTTVDTDSNDGLTVRALVFIGGATLASDAPVLQLLQPLPASLALNAEAVQSAYRDYQELSLARAGLKRIFALTLTLALLLALLSALAVAFVISRRMSAPLSILARGTDAVMQGDFSPIPALATRDELGTLTQSFRRMTEQLNDARAQAERSRSETEAARTYLEGVLGNLSTGVLAFSPSTRLRAANQGALAILDDRLEGWEDIALAQWPRHPELRDTILAAIDEGQESWSRQIDIADPFGPGKTLLLRGSQLPQAGGGGFVVVFDNITQLIAAQRSAAWGEVARRLAHEIKNPLTPIQLSAERLQFKLSDKLDEDGQRLLARATSTIVDQVEAMKNMVNSFRDYARLPQPVLTPLDLNRLVDEVLGLYETSTPRIERHLATDLPHISGDAGQLRQVIHNLLQNAQDASAEAGTPQISVHTRRRGNRVELSVRDNGHGFPAQVLARAFEPYVTSKARGTGLGLAIVKKIVDEHDGRIEIENIAPQGAEIRIALPLAA; this comes from the coding sequence ATGAGGAACTTCATTTTCGCCAGCGCCGCGCTCAGTGGCGTGCTGCTGCTGCTGCTGTCGCTGGCCAGCGAAAACACCGCGCTGTTCGCGCGCAGCTACCCGCTGCTGCTCGGCCTGAACGTTACTGTGGCGCTCGGCCTGCTCGGTCTGGTGACGTGGCTGGTGGCGCACCTGCTGCGCGAGCACCGCGCCGCCGTGTTCGGCTCGCGCCTGAAACTGCGTCTGTTCGCGGCATTTGCCGCACTGGCGGTGGCGCCGGGCGCGCTGATCTACGTGCTGTCGGTGAATTTCGTGTCGCGTTCCGTCGATTCGTGGTTCAACGTGCGCATCGAACAGGCACTCGAAGGCGGTCTCATCCTCGGGCGCAACACGCTCGACTACCTGTCAGCCGACCTGCTCGACAAGGCCCGCACGATGGCGCGCGACCTGTCCGATACACCACCGCTCAAGCGCAGCGCACGGCTCGACGTGCTGCGCGAACAGGCCGGTGTGGCCAGTGCAACGCTGTTTTCCCCGCAGGGACAGGTGGTGACGACCAGCGCGGCGGCCACCCGGCTGGTACCTGCTCTGCCATCGCCGTCGCAGCTGCGTCAGGCGCGCCAGGGCATGGGCTTGACCACGGTGGACACCGACAGCAACGACGGCCTCACCGTGCGTGCGCTGGTGTTCATCGGCGGCGCGACACTGGCATCCGACGCGCCGGTGCTGCAGCTGCTGCAGCCGCTGCCGGCTTCGCTGGCATTGAACGCGGAGGCGGTGCAGAGTGCCTATCGCGACTATCAGGAACTGTCGCTGGCGCGCGCCGGACTCAAGCGCATCTTCGCGCTGACGCTGACGCTGGCGCTGCTGCTCGCGCTGTTGTCGGCACTGGCCGTGGCTTTCGTGATCAGCCGGCGCATGTCGGCGCCGCTGTCCATTCTGGCGCGCGGGACCGATGCCGTGATGCAGGGCGATTTCAGCCCGATTCCGGCGCTCGCCACGCGCGACGAACTGGGCACATTGACCCAGTCCTTCCGCCGCATGACAGAACAGCTCAACGATGCGCGTGCGCAGGCCGAACGCAGCCGCAGCGAAACCGAGGCGGCACGCACCTACCTCGAAGGCGTGCTCGGCAACCTGTCGACCGGTGTGCTGGCATTCAGTCCGTCCACCCGGTTGCGTGCCGCCAACCAGGGCGCGCTGGCCATCCTGGATGACCGGCTAGAAGGCTGGGAAGACATTGCGCTGGCGCAATGGCCGCGCCACCCGGAATTGCGCGACACCATCCTGGCGGCCATCGACGAGGGGCAGGAGTCGTGGAGCCGACAGATCGACATCGCCGATCCGTTCGGCCCGGGCAAGACTTTGCTGCTGCGCGGTTCGCAATTGCCGCAGGCCGGCGGCGGCGGCTTCGTCGTCGTGTTCGACAACATCACGCAGCTGATCGCCGCGCAGCGCAGCGCCGCATGGGGCGAAGTGGCGCGCCGGCTGGCGCACGAGATCAAGAATCCGCTGACGCCGATCCAGCTGTCGGCCGAACGGCTGCAGTTCAAGCTGTCGGACAAGCTTGACGAGGACGGCCAGCGCCTGCTGGCGCGCGCCACATCGACCATTGTCGATCAGGTCGAGGCGATGAAGAACATGGTCAATTCCTTCCGCGACTACGCGCGGCTGCCGCAGCCGGTACTGACGCCGCTCGACCTGAACCGGCTGGTGGACGAAGTGCTCGGCCTGTACGAAACCTCGACCCCCCGCATCGAACGGCATCTGGCGACCGATCTGCCGCACATCAGCGGCGACGCCGGCCAGCTGCGCCAGGTCATCCACAACCTGCTGCAGAATGCGCAGGACGCCTCGGCCGAAGCAGGCACGCCGCAGATCAGCGTGCACACGCGCCGCCGCGGCAATCGCGTCGAACTGTCGGTGCGCGACAACGGGCACGGCTTTCCGGCCCAGGTGCTGGCGCGCGCGTTCGAACCCTATGTCACGTCGAAAGCACGTGGCACAGGCCTGGGGCTGGCCATCGTGAAGAAGATCGTGGACGAGCACGATGGTCGTATCGAAATCGAAAACATCGCGCCGCAAGGCGCTGAAATCCGCATAGCGCTGCCGCTGGCAGCCTGA
- a CDS encoding DUF4390 domain-containing protein, translating to MSERPPTWPGVWRCIVTCLLTICLMAPGHAAAGVEMRDVRLDHSDEGYQLSTDIGVTLSPRLAEAVTRGVALYFVLEFEISRPRWYWLDEDVVERALTYRLSYHALTQQYRVSTGALHQGFDTLDEALKLIGRLRSWPIIDSGRLKAGGSYVAALRLRLDVTQLPKPFQLSAMSNRDWTLESEWQRWGFTAQQAVPR from the coding sequence GTGTCTGAACGACCCCCGACCTGGCCGGGGGTCTGGCGCTGCATCGTGACCTGCCTGCTGACGATCTGCCTGATGGCGCCCGGCCATGCTGCTGCTGGCGTGGAAATGCGCGATGTCCGGCTCGATCACAGCGACGAGGGCTACCAGCTGTCCACCGACATCGGCGTCACGCTGTCGCCTCGGCTGGCCGAAGCCGTCACGCGCGGCGTGGCACTGTACTTCGTGCTCGAGTTCGAAATCAGCCGGCCACGCTGGTACTGGCTCGATGAAGACGTGGTCGAGCGCGCGCTGACCTACCGCCTGAGCTATCACGCACTGACCCAGCAGTACCGGGTATCCACCGGCGCGCTGCACCAGGGCTTCGACACGCTGGACGAAGCGCTCAAGCTGATCGGCCGGCTGCGCAGCTGGCCGATCATCGACTCGGGGCGTCTGAAGGCCGGCGGCAGCTATGTCGCGGCGTTGCGTCTGCGGCTCGATGTGACCCAGCTGCCCAAACCGTTCCAGCTCAGCGCGATGAGCAATCGCGACTGGACGCTGGAGTCCGAATGGCAGCGCTGGGGCTTCACCGCGCAGCAGGCGGTGCCGCGATGA
- the rsmB gene encoding 16S rRNA (cytosine(967)-C(5))-methyltransferase RsmB, which yields MLKGDALDDAFSRTPDALSSNTAAVRDLAYQCLRAHAAIEARLAVLVPKPLRELDRRALLLVALCRLDARPDSAHTTVSQAVDAARTLGGDRFGGLMNAVLRSAQRRGDELAAAVAGDDAARLQHPRWWLDRLRRDHPNHWQDIAQQGNTHPPMALRVNRRRATVDEVQARLAAEDIATTRHGDAGLLLDKPCPVARLPGFADGLMSVQDLGAQRAAGLLDVRAGQRVLDACAAPGGKASHLLECADIELLALDHSAPRAQRISENFARLGLTGRVQIGDAAAVDTWWDGRPFDRILADVPCSASGVVRRHPDAKWLRRPDDIARFAKQQRAMLDSLWRVLAPGGKLLYATCSVFRAENHKQVAAFVTRHADCQRLSPCGAFDLQLLPDAEHDGFFYALLQKTRGV from the coding sequence GTGCTCAAGGGTGATGCGCTGGACGACGCGTTCAGTCGCACGCCTGACGCCCTGTCATCCAATACCGCCGCCGTGCGCGATCTTGCCTACCAGTGCCTGCGCGCGCATGCCGCGATCGAGGCCCGGCTCGCCGTGCTGGTGCCCAAGCCGCTGCGCGAGCTCGATCGGCGTGCGCTGCTGCTGGTTGCGCTGTGCCGCCTCGACGCGCGACCCGACAGCGCACACACCACGGTCAGCCAGGCGGTCGACGCTGCGCGCACGCTCGGTGGTGACCGCTTCGGCGGGCTGATGAATGCGGTGCTGCGCAGCGCGCAGCGGCGTGGCGACGAGTTGGCTGCCGCGGTCGCGGGTGACGACGCAGCGCGCCTGCAACACCCGCGCTGGTGGCTTGACCGGCTGCGCCGTGACCACCCGAATCACTGGCAGGACATCGCGCAGCAGGGCAATACCCATCCGCCGATGGCGCTGCGCGTCAATCGCCGGCGCGCCACCGTCGATGAAGTACAGGCCCGCCTCGCGGCCGAGGACATCGCGACAACCCGACACGGCGACGCCGGTCTGCTGCTCGACAAGCCGTGCCCGGTCGCCCGGCTGCCGGGGTTTGCCGATGGCCTGATGTCGGTGCAGGACCTCGGTGCCCAGCGCGCCGCCGGCCTGCTCGACGTGCGCGCCGGGCAGCGCGTGCTTGATGCCTGCGCAGCACCCGGCGGCAAGGCGTCGCATCTGCTCGAATGCGCCGACATCGAACTGCTGGCGCTCGACCACAGCGCGCCGCGCGCACAGCGCATCAGCGAAAACTTCGCGCGGCTCGGGCTGACCGGCCGGGTGCAGATCGGCGACGCCGCGGCGGTCGATACCTGGTGGGACGGCCGCCCCTTCGACCGCATCCTGGCTGACGTGCCGTGCAGCGCGTCCGGTGTCGTGCGGCGGCACCCGGACGCGAAGTGGCTGCGCCGGCCGGACGATATCGCCCGTTTCGCCAAGCAGCAGCGCGCCATGCTGGACAGCCTTTGGCGCGTGCTGGCGCCCGGTGGTAAATTGCTGTACGCCACCTGTTCGGTCTTCCGCGCGGAAAACCACAAGCAGGTGGCAGCCTTCGTGACCCGCCACGCCGACTGCCAACGCCTGAGCCCATGCGGCGCTTTCGATCTGCAACTGCTGCCGGACGCCGAGCATGACGGGTTCTTCTACGCCCTGCTGCAGAAAACCCGCGGTGTCTGA
- a CDS encoding DUF2237 family protein, whose amino-acid sequence MDRDWRPDGNARNVLGGPLEPCSFKPLTGFFRDGCCNTDDNDFGSHTVCAVLTDDFLLFSRARGNDLSTPRPEYDFPGLRAGDRWCLCAARWREAFDAGQAPKVILVATHEAALRYASIEALRQHAWTG is encoded by the coding sequence ATGGACCGCGACTGGCGGCCCGACGGCAATGCCCGCAACGTGCTTGGCGGGCCGCTCGAGCCCTGTTCGTTCAAGCCGCTGACCGGATTTTTCCGCGATGGCTGCTGCAACACCGACGACAACGACTTCGGCTCGCACACTGTGTGTGCGGTGCTGACCGACGACTTCCTGCTGTTTTCCCGCGCGCGCGGCAACGATCTGTCGACGCCGCGCCCGGAGTACGACTTCCCCGGCCTGCGGGCCGGCGACCGCTGGTGCCTGTGCGCAGCACGCTGGCGCGAAGCCTTTGACGCCGGTCAGGCGCCGAAGGTGATCCTGGTCGCCACGCACGAGGCTGCGTTGCGCTATGCGTCGATCGAAGCGCTGCGCCAGCACGCCTGGACGGGTTGA
- the htpX gene encoding zinc metalloprotease HtpX, which translates to MFGNWLKTSILMAGIVALFGVVGAAIGGQQGMLLALLFGGAMNVWAYWFSDKMVLRMYKAREVDAASSPYLYNMVAELAQRAELPMPRVYLIDEAQPNAFATGRNPENAAVAATTGIVRMLSARELRGVMAHELAHVKNRDILISTISATVSGAISALAQFGMLFGGSRDAEGRPANPVVGIIVALLAPIAAMLIQMAISRTREFGADRGGAEISNDPHALADALTKIDAYARGIPMATAEAHPETGQMMIMNPLSGGGLRGLFSTHPATVERVARLRALVR; encoded by the coding sequence ATGTTTGGCAACTGGCTGAAAACCTCGATCCTGATGGCCGGCATCGTCGCGCTGTTCGGCGTCGTCGGCGCAGCCATCGGCGGGCAGCAGGGCATGCTGCTGGCGCTGCTGTTCGGCGGCGCGATGAATGTGTGGGCCTACTGGTTTTCCGACAAGATGGTGCTGCGCATGTACAAGGCGCGCGAAGTCGACGCCGCGTCGTCGCCCTATCTTTACAACATGGTGGCCGAACTGGCGCAGCGGGCCGAACTGCCGATGCCGCGCGTCTACCTCATCGACGAGGCGCAGCCGAATGCCTTCGCGACCGGTCGCAACCCGGAGAACGCGGCCGTGGCGGCGACCACCGGCATCGTCCGCATGCTGTCCGCGCGCGAGTTGCGTGGCGTGATGGCGCATGAGCTGGCACATGTGAAGAACCGCGACATCCTGATCTCGACCATTTCGGCCACGGTGTCCGGCGCCATCTCCGCGCTGGCGCAGTTCGGCATGCTGTTTGGCGGCAGCCGCGATGCGGAAGGGCGCCCTGCCAATCCGGTGGTCGGCATCATTGTTGCCCTGCTGGCGCCGATTGCTGCCATGCTGATCCAGATGGCGATATCGCGCACGCGCGAATTCGGAGCCGATCGGGGTGGTGCGGAAATATCGAATGATCCGCATGCATTGGCCGACGCCCTCACTAAAATAGACGCTTACGCGCGGGGTATCCCCATGGCAACCGCCGAAGCGCACCCGGAGACCGGCCAGATGATGATCATGAATCCCCTTTCGGGCGGCGGCCTGCGCGGCCTGTTCAGCACGCATCCGGCAACAGTGGAACGCGTGGCGCGCCTGCGCGCGCTGGTCCGCTGA
- the fmt gene encoding methionyl-tRNA formyltransferase: MPSRTPTARPRIAFAGTPEFAARALDALIGFDCDIPLVLTQPDRPAGRGMKLAPSPVKARALAHGLMVAQPDTLKTPELRAPLAQAAPDLLVVVAYGLLLPRAVLDIPRLGCINIHASLLPRWRGAAPIQRAIEAGDARTGITLMQMDIGLDTGPMLAERMVAITDIDTAASLHDRLAEAGARLLIDTLPDLLAGRVTPRAQPDHGACYAAKISKAEAALDFRRPALELGRRLRAFDPFPGGLMTVEGTPIKLWRADVLAEPGAPGLISRVDDHGVVIGCGDGSLCVTELQKAGGRRLPVAEFLRGHTLAAGQQVQLPG, from the coding sequence ATGCCCTCACGTACCCCCACGGCCCGGCCGCGCATCGCGTTCGCCGGCACACCTGAATTCGCCGCTCGTGCACTCGACGCGCTGATCGGTTTCGACTGCGACATCCCGCTCGTGCTGACCCAGCCTGACCGGCCGGCCGGCCGCGGCATGAAGCTCGCGCCCAGCCCGGTGAAGGCGCGTGCCCTGGCGCATGGCCTGATGGTGGCTCAGCCGGATACGCTGAAAACGCCGGAACTGCGTGCGCCGCTGGCGCAGGCCGCGCCCGACCTGCTGGTGGTCGTCGCCTACGGCCTGCTGCTGCCGCGCGCCGTGCTCGACATTCCGCGCCTCGGCTGCATCAACATCCATGCGTCGCTGCTGCCGCGCTGGCGTGGCGCCGCGCCGATACAGCGCGCCATCGAAGCGGGTGACGCCCGGACCGGCATCACGCTGATGCAGATGGACATCGGTCTGGACACCGGCCCGATGCTGGCAGAGCGCATGGTCGCCATCACGGACATCGACACTGCCGCCTCGCTGCACGACCGGCTGGCTGAAGCCGGCGCGCGGCTGCTGATCGATACCCTGCCCGACCTGCTGGCAGGCCGCGTCACGCCGCGCGCGCAACCGGACCATGGCGCGTGCTACGCGGCCAAGATCAGCAAGGCCGAAGCGGCCCTCGACTTTCGTCGTCCCGCGCTCGAACTGGGTCGCCGGTTGCGCGCCTTCGATCCTTTCCCCGGCGGGCTGATGACGGTGGAGGGAACGCCGATCAAGCTGTGGCGGGCCGACGTGCTGGCCGAGCCGGGCGCACCCGGCCTGATCAGCCGGGTCGATGATCACGGCGTGGTGATCGGCTGCGGCGACGGCTCGCTGTGTGTCACCGAACTGCAGAAGGCCGGCGGGCGCCGGCTGCCAGTGGCCGAATTCCTGCGTGGCCACACGCTTGCAGCAGGCCAGCAGGTACAGCTGCCGGGCTGA
- the def gene encoding peptide deformylase: MALLPILKFPDPRLRKKASPVQQVDESTRRLAADMAETMYAAPGIGLAATQVDVHKQVIVIDISEDRSGLITLINPRIVARDGEQVYEEGCLSVPGIYEKVTRSEHIRVSTLSLDGAEHEIDAHGLLAVCIQHEMDHLQGKVFVDHLSQLKQSRIKNRIAKQARESA, encoded by the coding sequence ATGGCACTACTTCCGATACTGAAATTTCCCGATCCCCGTCTGCGCAAGAAGGCGTCGCCGGTGCAGCAGGTCGATGAAAGCACCCGCAGACTGGCCGCCGACATGGCGGAAACGATGTATGCCGCACCCGGGATCGGACTGGCTGCGACCCAGGTCGATGTGCACAAGCAGGTCATCGTGATCGATATCAGCGAGGACAGGAGCGGGCTGATCACGCTGATCAACCCGCGCATCGTCGCGCGTGACGGCGAGCAGGTGTACGAGGAGGGGTGTCTGTCGGTGCCCGGCATCTATGAAAAGGTGACGCGCTCGGAGCACATCCGCGTCAGCACGCTGTCGCTCGACGGCGCCGAGCACGAAATCGATGCACACGGCCTGCTCGCCGTATGCATCCAGCACGAAATGGATCACCTTCAGGGCAAGGTGTTCGTCGATCACCTGTCGCAGCTCAAGCAGAGCCGCATCAAGAACCGCATCGCGAAGCAGGCCCGCGAAAGCGCCTGA
- a CDS encoding LysM peptidoglycan-binding domain-containing protein, whose translation MRKIICSLLVALSSATAFAQSDAAPAIAGNAPDRHVVKPGDTLWGIAGLFLKEPWRWPEVWRMNREQIRNPHLIYPGQIVYLEDFNGSPRLRVGQPVKLSPKTYEEAVPEPIASIPHKAIEPFLTRPIAVEAGFNETAPRIVGTQEGRVYLSAGDVAYVTGVTDSASLWHVYRPAAPIRDPETKAVLGFEAEYLGDARLTREGDPATFEVEKAQFEMGKGDRLIPAPPAVLVAYVPRAPEKEIEGSVARIVGGVASAGRHNVVLLNRGANDGVEVGHVFAAFVAGKKITERLDQQINTFQMPDERSGVVFVFRVFDTISYALVMDAKRPITVGDRFRKP comes from the coding sequence ATGCGCAAGATTATATGCTCCCTGCTGGTCGCCCTTTCAAGCGCGACCGCCTTCGCCCAGTCAGACGCTGCGCCCGCCATTGCCGGCAACGCGCCTGACCGCCATGTCGTCAAGCCGGGCGACACGCTGTGGGGCATTGCCGGCCTGTTCCTGAAGGAGCCGTGGCGCTGGCCCGAAGTCTGGCGGATGAATCGCGAACAGATCCGCAACCCGCACCTGATCTACCCCGGGCAGATCGTCTATCTGGAAGATTTCAACGGCTCGCCTCGCCTGCGCGTCGGTCAGCCGGTCAAGCTGTCGCCCAAGACCTACGAAGAAGCGGTGCCCGAGCCGATCGCCTCGATTCCGCACAAGGCCATCGAACCCTTCCTGACCAGGCCGATTGCGGTGGAAGCCGGTTTCAACGAAACGGCGCCGCGCATCGTCGGCACGCAGGAAGGCCGCGTGTACCTCAGCGCGGGCGATGTGGCCTATGTGACCGGCGTGACCGACAGCGCGTCGCTGTGGCATGTCTATCGGCCGGCTGCGCCGATCCGCGATCCGGAAACCAAGGCCGTGCTGGGCTTCGAGGCCGAATACCTCGGCGATGCCCGGCTGACGCGCGAAGGCGACCCGGCGACATTCGAGGTCGAGAAGGCGCAGTTCGAAATGGGCAAGGGCGACCGGCTGATTCCGGCGCCCCCGGCTGTACTGGTCGCCTATGTACCGCGAGCCCCCGAGAAGGAGATCGAAGGCAGCGTGGCGCGCATCGTCGGCGGCGTGGCATCGGCCGGACGCCACAACGTCGTGCTGCTGAACCGCGGCGCGAACGATGGTGTCGAGGTCGGCCACGTGTTCGCCGCCTTCGTCGCCGGCAAGAAGATCACCGAGCGTCTCGACCAGCAGATCAACACCTTCCAGATGCCGGATGAGCGCTCGGGCGTCGTGTTCGTGTTCCGGGTATTCGACACCATTTCCTATGCGCTGGTGATGGATGCCAAGCGCCCGATCACCGTCGGCGACCGCTTCCGCAAGCCCTGA
- the dprA gene encoding DNA-processing protein DprA has protein sequence MERVSDASLAAWLRLTLTRGLGLEAQRRLLSAFGPPERVFAASGPAIAAAVGDRAARLLAAFDDDAAIARTLDWAHQQGNHLVTLADAAYPQALLEIADPPTLLYVKGRVELLNRRALAIVGARNATAQGAQTAEQFARELSRGGLTIVSGLALGCDAAAHNGALDGPGSTIAVIGTGADRIYPPRNQELARRVAAQGAVLSEFPLGTPALRENFPRRNRIISGLSRGVLVVEAAARSGTLITARLAGDQGREVFAIPGSIHSPLSKGCHQLIRQGAKLVDDARDILSELQPEVAPAGAAAAAPLADDISGLLDAMGFDPIGIDLLAQHTGLTADTLSAMLLSLELERRVALLPDGRFQRIR, from the coding sequence GTGGAGCGCGTATCCGATGCGTCGCTCGCAGCCTGGCTGCGGCTCACGCTGACACGCGGACTCGGGCTGGAAGCACAGCGCCGTCTGCTGTCTGCATTCGGTCCGCCGGAGCGGGTGTTCGCGGCGTCCGGCCCGGCGATCGCCGCGGCGGTCGGCGACAGGGCGGCCCGCCTGCTGGCCGCCTTCGATGACGATGCGGCGATCGCACGTACGCTCGACTGGGCGCACCAGCAGGGCAATCACCTCGTGACGCTTGCCGACGCCGCGTATCCGCAAGCACTGCTCGAAATAGCCGACCCACCGACGCTGCTGTATGTGAAAGGCCGCGTCGAGTTGCTGAACCGGCGTGCGCTGGCCATCGTCGGTGCGCGCAACGCCACCGCACAGGGCGCGCAGACGGCCGAACAATTTGCGCGCGAATTGTCGCGCGGCGGCCTGACCATCGTCAGCGGCCTCGCGCTAGGCTGCGACGCTGCAGCCCACAACGGCGCGCTCGACGGTCCGGGTTCGACCATTGCGGTGATCGGCACCGGTGCCGACCGCATCTACCCGCCGCGCAATCAGGAACTCGCGCGCCGCGTGGCGGCACAGGGTGCCGTGCTCAGCGAGTTTCCGCTCGGCACGCCGGCGCTGCGGGAGAACTTTCCGCGCCGCAACCGCATCATTTCCGGCCTTTCTCGTGGTGTGCTGGTGGTCGAGGCGGCAGCACGCAGCGGCACGCTCATCACCGCCCGTCTTGCCGGCGACCAGGGACGCGAGGTGTTCGCGATTCCGGGGTCCATCCACTCGCCGCTGTCCAAGGGCTGCCACCAGTTGATCCGCCAGGGGGCCAAACTGGTGGATGACGCGCGCGACATCCTGTCCGAGTTGCAGCCGGAGGTGGCTCCTGCCGGCGCTGCCGCCGCAGCACCGTTGGCTGACGACATCTCGGGGCTGCTCGATGCAATGGGCTTCGATCCGATCGGAATCGACCTGCTCGCGCAACATACCGGCTTGACGGCAGACACCCTCTCCGCCATGCTGCTTTCGCTGGAACTCGAAAGGCGGGTTGCGTTGCTGCCCGACGGGCGATTCCAGCGAATCAGGTGA
- a CDS encoding DUF494 family protein produces the protein MIDVLVYLFETYAHLDSYPEPNQLARKLTAAGFEQDEIEEAMGWLSGLESAGGADKPKIAEESRSIRLYSAAEQSRLDTECRGFLSFLEDAGAINALTREIVVERALALEDDEVSLSQLKVIVLMVLWNQQATTDTLVLEELLSDEDEPRAPH, from the coding sequence ATGATCGACGTTCTGGTCTATCTTTTCGAAACTTACGCGCATCTGGACAGCTATCCCGAGCCCAACCAGCTCGCACGCAAGCTCACGGCTGCCGGTTTCGAGCAGGACGAAATCGAGGAAGCCATGGGTTGGCTGTCCGGTCTTGAAAGCGCCGGTGGCGCAGACAAGCCGAAGATTGCCGAAGAAAGCCGCTCCATCCGGCTGTACTCGGCAGCGGAGCAATCGCGGCTCGACACGGAATGCCGCGGCTTCCTCTCATTCCTCGAAGATGCCGGTGCGATCAACGCCCTGACCCGTGAAATCGTGGTCGAGCGTGCGCTGGCGCTGGAGGATGACGAGGTGTCGCTGAGCCAGCTCAAGGTGATCGTGCTGATGGTGCTGTGGAACCAGCAGGCAACCACCGACACCCTGGTCCTCGAGGAGCTGCTGTCCGACGAAGACGAGCCGCGCGCCCCGCATTGA